Genomic segment of Panicum virgatum strain AP13 chromosome 9N, P.virgatum_v5, whole genome shotgun sequence:
CTCGTGGCCGGCGAGGAGGTTGCgtaggaggcggaggcggaggagcaagAGGCGGGACGGGGAGGCGGGCAGGAGGAACAGGGTGTCGGCGAGCACGCCAGAGAGGCCCTCTCGGCCCTCCGGGGTTCTAGAAACTTGTATGAGCGCGGCGAGGGTCTCCTCGTCGGAGCAAGacatggtggcggcggggcttctcaagggaggagatcaggagagaagctgctggcctgctgctcCCTGCTCTTGGGTGGTCTTTTGCCCTGCTGCTCTTGCGCCGCGGCATCTTCTGGCCGTTCGATGAAGCATCTAGTGTTGGGCTGCGGCCGGGGgatggagtagattttggttaGTAACTGTAATAGGCTCCTGGATTTGAGAAATGCAGGCATGCAGCGACCCATCTCTTCTTACATGTATTCTGATTTGGTTCCAGAAATGGAATGTGTTGATCCAACGTCATCTTATCCCTTTACAATCATATACTCCATCTTTTTAGCATAGCCATCTTTTTCCCacaattaatttttttcaaacaaTATTTTTAGCGTAGCCATGATGGATAGATTTATTATTTCACTAAAGTTCATAGGATTAACATATAGCCATCTCATCTGGAGTCATATACAGCATACAACAATCCAATTACGTGAGGTAGAGAAACAATGTTTCAAGTGACAAGTACGGTGATTGCTAGGTTTGTGGGCAAAGTTTGTACGGATCAAAGCAAGACATTTTGTTCAAAGAATTTGAATGCAGGTTTTTTcgaacataaaataaaatgacaTGCTGAAATTAATATGAAATTAAGTTCGAAAAGTTTTCAACTGGCACACAAACTGCAGGGCATATTGTTTCTTAAATTCAAATATTGATAGCAATAATTCAGATGCCATAATTCTATACATATTCATATACATCCATATTTTCTGTGTACAGAAACTAGTATTCGTATAAACTTTGTGTGTATCTTTTAGTCCTATTCACAGGCGAAGAAACATTCTATAGCCAAAGAAAAAAACACCCTTGCCATTCAGCTCTCTTCAGTCGGCTCATCCCCACACACGAATCTAAGaaacttaaaaaaaaaagacacagCGCCACAAGATGGCAAGAATAGACCTAATCCAAGATTTTAAGCATTAACTGTATTACGTATTAGTACAAGTAATCATTTATTTCAACAACATAACTTAATCCAACTGTTCCTCGGCAGATTATTCAGAATTCTTACAACCCAGCAGTGTGCTTGATCTGAATTTCGCAGGCACTGCCATTCCTGCTAAGCGAGCATTTTTACTAAGCAACCATTACAACAATCGCATAGCTCTAACTAACTTTACAACCTTAGGACTGGAGATTGACCtaagctccagcctccagcttcCCCTCCTAACAGATAATCTAAGAAAACTTGCATGCTTATTACACCTGCCTCTGTTATTGACTGGTGGCAGCTTCAAGCTGAAGACAAATCAGTGGCCATTGGACACTGCAGTGGTGACAGCGTCATCTTTCACGGCGTAGAACCTTCGGTACATGGAGTCGACGTGGGTGAGATAATATGTGCCTGCAGGTAGCAAACTTGTGTCCTGACTGGTCACGAAATCTTTTGCCCCATAGCGGTGCTCCATCAATTTCAGTGTCTCGATAAATTTCTTCGGGGGAACCTGCATGGAAGATACCAGTGGATTCATATCAATGTTGAGGTTGATGGACATAAGACGAATGCAGCAATTTAACTATTATAGCAACCCAAGCCAATTCATTTTATGTTAAAATACAGTGGGCCTCAGTGATAAATGAAGAAATTTCTGAAAGAATATCACTAATACTTACCACATGTCGTGCCTCCAGTTTCTTGGAAATATCCAGTATGTTTGCAATGTTTAGCAGACTGAATGGATGCTGGCCTTCATTAATTTTGAAAGAGAACATTGTTGATGTCAAGCCACTTCCATATGAAAACATAACAATCCTCTGGCCTGCCTGGACATGTCAAAAGGACAGGGGAAAAATACATCAACATTGATTGCACGATCTTGTAATAACAGAAGAAACATTGTAATAGTATTATACCAGAGTTTCATGTCTATTATAGATAACTGAAGCAAAAGCGGCATAGAGTGATGCTGTATACATATTCCCAACTTGTTTTGGGATCAATGTTGTTGGCTGAACCTTGGACTCGTACAGTTTCTTCGCAACTTGCTGGGATGCCTGTTTAGCACAGCTTATTTGATCAGCGTTCCAGATGACTTGACCATGCAGAGATGTTCCTAATTCTAGTAATCCATACTTTTATACCTTTTCAAGGTCTCGGCTCTGGTAGCTTTCTTCAGATGACAAACCAGTATAGGGTGCCAATTTTTCCCTAGACTCTTCATCAACCGTGCTGATTGAAATGAGCGGGAAATCTTTTAGTTGACCCAGTTCAGTTTTTGACACATGAATAAATTAGGTTTTTCTTGTTTGATGCACGAAAAGATAATGCAGTAAACGACCAACCTGCAGTTTCTCAAGAAATCGTTGTAGCACAAACGAGCAAAGCTTTTCTGTACAAGCTGCACAAAGAAAAAACTTATACTACGGGAAGcagataataataaaaaaaactttgcaGAGAGCACCAAGCGTTAAGCTGCCTTTGTAAGGCCATTGCTGTAACGCCACTTGTTGCATGCAATGTGCTGCTGAGATGTTAAAATCATGTAATAGGGGTTTTGTGATACCTTGTTGTATGGAGAATGAAATACAACATAATCTGCATCAAAAATTGAAAATTGCTTTCTCTCATGCTTTTCATACCTGAAATGTGGGAATAGTGGATTTAGATTCGATCAGCTCAATCAACTTGGTTAATGTGCTAAAATAGAGGACATAACTTACTTTTTACAAAATACATTATAGCAGGAATCCAATGCCATGAGATAGCATGTCTGCGACAACTTTCCATCAACCACCTACACACATTGCATATGACATGAATTTCTTTCCATTAAATTTCAAGTTTATTGCGTCTGTTTTGGTTTGCAAGACACATGTAGACTAGAGACAGACCGGATATTCACTTGCAAGATCAGGCTTGTAAAAGTCATATGCATGGGCCATGTGAGATCCCCTATATTTGCTTTCAAAAGAAATAGGAGCGTTTGGTCCAATCAACATTGCAATAGCAGCTGCACCACCAGTAGGACGAGCCGGACCTTCAGCATAAACCTGAAAAAAGGTATCAAAGTGGATAAAAAAAATGTCAGCACAAGAAGTAGCAAGGACTTAAAAAGCTCCCGTACCAACAATGTTGTTAGCCAAATATCAGAATTATTCAAGTTACACAGGAAGACCAATAATATGCTGCCTACCGCACTGTCTGTGCAAACAACAAGTCCATAGCGCCCATCCCACGAGTTGCTTTCAACCCAGTTAACACAATTAAACAACGCAGCTGTTCCACCATAGCATGCATTTGAGGAGTCAACTCCTTCAATATCAGTGTTGCCACATTCCTGAATTCAAATAAGGCTGTTAGAAACTGTAACCAAAGAAAGTACAGTTCAAAATTTCAAgacaatatttttgaaaatagaagaaaattttcGCATTTTAGTTTTATCAACAAGGGCCACTTGATCATGCCTGAAAGTTTCGGCCTTCTAAGATCTTATTTGTATTGAAAGGAACAGACCTCAAAAATTTGCATCAACCATGTCTTTATAGACTTGCTCTTGTCTATTACTGTTTCACTGCCAACTTCCAAACGTCCAATGCACTTCGGGTCAATGTTATAATTTTTCAGTAGGGACTTCACCACTGTCAAGCTGAATCAATATCTTAACAAGTTAGATTTACAAAAAAAAGGAGTattaaaagaaaaacaaaatagtGCCTGTGGATTGGGAATGAAATACTAGATTTCCAATTGCACCATCTAAACAGACACTAACCATTTGAAGCTAAGGAACCTTAAGAACACAATTATTTTCACAAACATGGGAACTGTCAAACATTGAAGGCAGAAccaaatagcttgaaaacttagTTTTGCAGTAGGCCCTCACCTGCTTAAGTTTGTACATGATAACTATGCACATAATTAGCAAATCAAAAAAAGATCTAGAtaatagaaaaaaagaagaaccaTAAGGAGAAGGTGCAAGTGTAATACAAGAAATGAAGAAAGAtgtaaagaaaacaaaaaacaatAATAATAGGAGCATTAAGTACTCAGAAAATAGTAATACCTCATTGAAATAACATCCTCAACTTCAGTGCAAAATGCCATGCTATCCTGCCCAAGCCCAATGGTGTATTTCCCTTTGCTCACGCCATCGTGAGTTTCCAACTCTTCCTGTAGCAAATAGCATGTAAATTCGCAATATGCTTTACTTTAACTAGTATCAAACAAATGGAAAGCAAACTAATAAGCTGAAGAAAGACCCAGACAGTAGCCGTGATTACAAAAGAAAACTGAGTGTATCCTAAAAGCAGCAGTTATTTTAAATAAAAGGGttatttggattcatgccattacaattttccaACTTCTGagatatgccattacaattcacctatttTGAAATCTACCATTATAATTCTTCACTTCTTTGAGTCATACCATTTTGTACATCTTTGATGCTCTTAGACCCACTTACAGACCCACGTATTTTCGTATGGCCCCAAAATAACCCCGCTGCTTCTCTGCCTTCACTCACTGAAGTgtgggcccacacgtcagcttcTTCTTCCGCCTCCGGTTCTTCCTTCTACCTCCTCTCCACCACCCGCTGCTCACCTCCGCCCCCTGCCCCCACCCCGCACCCCCACGCCGGGCGAGCTCCTCCCTCGCGCCCCACCCGAATGCGGAGGCTGCGCGTGGGCCTTCTGCCTCCCGCAGCCGCGCGCGCCCTGGGACCTCCCGCTGGAGGAAGGAGGCAGGGGCACGCCGAGCAGCGTGAGGGGGGAGCACGCGAGGGACGGCGAGCGCCGATGGGGCCATGGGGGTGAGGTCAGCGGCGGCGCATCAGCCATGGCTTCATGCGGAGGGGGGTGGGGAGCTCGCCCCAGATCCAGAGCAAGGCCAggcggggaggagctcgcccggCGGGggagcacgccggcggcggcgtgggggtgTGGGGAGTAGGGGGCGGGCGGTGAGCAGCGGGTGgtggagaagagggaggaggaagaagagccggaggttgaagaagaagctgacgtgtgggccccacgTGTTAGTGAGTGAAGGTAGAGAAGCAGCAGGGGTATTTTGGGCCATACGAAAATACGTGGGTCTGTAAGTGGGTCCAAGAGCATCAAAGACGTACAAAATGGCATGGTTCAAAGAAGTggagaattgtaatggcaaatttcaaaataggtgaattgtaatggcatatctAAGAAGTTGGAAAATTGTAATAGAATGAATCCAAATAACCCTAAATAAAATGGGACTCATTTATGTCTGTCTCTGAAGCCCTCATTTGATTTACAGTCTATTTTTTCCTTCTCCTATTCAAACATGGAGACATCTTCTAGAAGGTTTGAGATGTTGACCTATTATTCTACTCGTAAAAATATAAATTGAGGTTTGAGATGTTTGAGATGTAGCCATGGAGTAGTATTACTAGGCACGGGTGGAGTAAAACCTTATAGGTTTCTGTAAATGGTAAAATTTGAAAGCTATACGTGATGGATTCTCCATGGCCGTATAGCTGTGTACAACTAAAGCAGGTTTTGACAGTTGTTGATTAGCATCCGGTGCTTAAATGCCACCAGCACCTTGAACAGGCCACAAAGGGCCTTTCAGTCGACATCCGTCCCCaatagagattttttttttttgtttcaacaAGTGCCAACAATTCCCACGTCAGCAGTTACGTCTTGTCCCTTTTGCAATATCTGGGGAGGACCAGTGCTCCTTGACTGGCTTCTTGGCCAAAACCCTACAGCTAGTAGCAAGATTGCTCATTAAAACTTGAGCTACTCACTCTGTTCGAAATTGTAAATTGTAAGTCATTCCAACTTTACTTTCTTGGAGAGTCAACACATTTCAAcaaatttatacaataaaaTACTAACATTTGTTTATGATACCAAATATACtttcatagtatatctatttgataCTATAAATTTTTGTaatcttttctataattttagtcaaaTATAAAATAGTTTAACTCTCCAAGAAGATTGGAGTAACTTAGGATTTGATTTGAAAAAGGAGTACCGTTTTCTGACTACGGCTGCATCCATGCATGGTTTTCTGAGTACAGCTAGTGGTAATAATGACGACTTAATAAGAATAATTGGCGTGTTCGGTACTAGGTTACAGTGAGCACGCAGGGGACACGAGTGACATTTTCGCACAGCACCGCAACGAAGGCGATGTTTTGATGGATACGGAACGGAgcagagcagggcggcggctctCGTCTCGGGTTGGGACAGGGACCACCGCGTGGTCCGCTCCGCTCCGTGCCGCCCAGTCCAGACCAACGCACGTTGCCGAGGGACCCAGCCCAGCCGCCTGCGCCGAGGAAGCACGCGAAACGCGTGGTGGCCGCCGCGCGCTTGGAACAGGCGACAGAAGACGAGCGCCCGGGGAGGGGACGAATCCAAGGAGGGAGCTAGCGTGCGCGCGTCTGCTCGATTGGGGAGTGGGTCGGAGGAGAATGCGAGCGAAGAATCGAGTCCGGCGTTGGTACCTGGAGCACGCAGGTGGGCGGGAAGTAGATGTCCATGGCGAGGATGCCGACGTCCTTGgcctccgccgccatcgccatcgccatcgccgccggaaCCGAAGCGGAGAAGCTGGAACCGTGCAAGAGAAGACAGCAAGTGATGATTAACCGAAGCAGTAGGGGAAGGAGGCCTTGCAATCTGGGAATCGGCCACGGATTTGGTACCCACCAGTaccagagggaggaaggagcggagcggagcggatgGGGGCAGCCTACAATATATATATTGGGCTCGGGCTCTCGGCAACGCCGCTTTTTTTTATTTAGAAgaaaatttcttttcttttctctcggCTCGGGTAGGTAGTTATTGGCGATTCTTTTCACTTGCTCCTCCCGACTGTGAGGACTCACTCCGGCGGATGGTCTGGACCATGGGGATGGGGATGGatggttggttggttggtgaCTGGTGGCAATTGTCGCGGACGCTGGAGCTGGACCGGACGCGACGCGACGCCGCCCCTCGCTCGCATCGCTGATCTGCTCTGCTCGCTTGCAGATTGGCGCTTGGATCCATCAATCGATCAATCATGTTAGTATCATAATTTCAGGACCGCCACGTGCTAGCCCACGTGTTGGGTTAAAAAATTGATCTGGTTAGGTTTACTCGATCGGCAAGAGAAAACAACTGCTGGTTTCTCGAGCAGAGTGCACCATGCACGGGAACGGCAAGGCATGGCATGGTATGGGAGCACGTACGAGAGAGAATTGGTGGTTGGGCGTTGGGGCTCCAATCCAAGCTTATGCCCACCTCGTGATTTTAATTGATTCATGAATCAATTCGGTCGCGTTTTATGTACACTtggaaaaacaaaaatataaattcaGTCGCGGGGTGTTGGTGGGGGGACGGAGGGAGTTGTAGTCTGCAGAGAGAGATGAGATACGGCGGTGgtcatggcggcgccggcgcggcaagTCGCATCAGGTCAGCGCGGCTCGCCCATCAGTGCCACCCGAGCGTTGCCTTCAGCTGCTTTTTTGACTACAAATAACTTGCTCCTGCTAGTAGCGAGTCTCAGGTCAACAAAACGAGAATATATACTAGTAATGAGCAGCAGCGACGACTAATGGGCTGGGCTGTTAGGAATGTAGTATGATGCACAAATTTAATTGTACTAGTACGTGGTAGTATCAAAGTTGAGTTGAATTCAGGTTTGGATCTATCTGTGCAGCACCCAAATTGACGTTAGGCTCTCAGTCGCATCGCATCGGCCTGCTGATGAATGCGAATGCAACCTCATGCAcatcattcattcattcattgtACCAACACAAATGTATTGCCATGGGTACAATACAACACGACCTAATACTAGTACTCAACTGATGATTATACAAAGCAAAAACAATCTCGGAAGAACTAACTAACTAATGCTTGTCCTCAGCTCCCTTCCTCATCCACCTCTCCCTCAGAATTTTCAGCCCCATGTACCTGTTGTTCAGTTGAATTGAATTCAATTGAAGCGAATCGAATTTTCAGCCAAACGTACCAAGCATCtcatcaacatcttcagaaGGAATCTATATAATaataacaataataataataataataataataataataataatgaaaCGAAAAGTGGACCTACCTGCCAAGCATCATGACGGTTGCTTTCGGGTTGGTGCCCGGCGAGTACTTGAACGTGGAGCTGTCGATGACGCGCAGCCCCTGGACGCCCACCACCCGGTAGTCCTGGTCCACGACGCCGCCGACGTGGCATCCGCCGTGGAAGGGCCAGATGGTCATGACCGTCTCCCTGCAGTACTGGTGCAGCGGCCGCGTGTCCCTGGGGTGCCGGGGCAGCAGGTTCACCGCGTGTGGTTGCCGTAGgtgaagcgggagaaggcccgCGACCGCACCACCCGCTCCATGGCCTCGATGCCCCGCACGCACCGCTCCACGTCCCCGGGTCGCGGAAGTAGTTGAAGGTCACCGCCGGGTTCGCGTGCGGGGTCCGTCGACCGCAGCTCGATGTGCCCCGTCGACAGCGGCCCGAGGATCTTCTCCAGGATGAAGCCGCCGCGGAAGGCGCGCCCGTCCAGCCGCCGCATCACCTCCGCCGCGCGACGCAtcgcctccggcggcggcaccgtgCCCAGCTGCCCCGTCTGTTGCATGATTGCATTGCATGCCCAACGATCATCGATCCATGGGTCAATATATATGTACAAAGCTTGCCTTGCCTTTGGACTTCGAACAAGAGTACGATCATCCATACGTACGTACGTACCATGGGCGAGAACATGCCGAAGTcgttgcgggcggcggcgcgccggggcggAACACGAGCGCGCGCTCCACCCAGCGGTAGGACGCGTTCACGAGGCGGGGGTCCCACCCCGACGCGCGCACGTCGGCGCTGCTGGCGCGGGTGTAGAAGCCGGCGTTGAGGCAGCTCCCGCCGCCGagcacgcgcgcgcgggcgttGACGACGCCGTCCTCGGAGACGAAGCGCTGCGCGGGGGACAGCGGGGACGTGTCGGCCAGCGCGTCGGCGAACTGGTACTCGCTGGAGACGTTGCGGTTGCCGTAGGGCAGGCCGCCGCGCTCCAGGAggagcacgcgcgcgcgcgctccgaGAGCGTGGCGGCCAGCGGGGTGCCGCCGCCCACGACGATGTAGTTGTAGTAGGACACCAGCGGCGCGTGCCGCACGAACCTCCTCAGCTTGCTGTACCGTTGCGATGCTTCCTGAGAGGCGCTGATGCACAAGGAGCCGAGAAGAAGAGTGGCGAGCATCAGCATGTGGCCGGCCGACATGGCGACGACGGAGTAACCTTGAGCTAGCGTCGGTGATGGATCAATGTGGTGACTTTGTACTGGTATATGCAGGATGCTGTGGGTGGATCAGATGAGGAGTAGATGCCAAGTAGGTTGTCAGGATGATGCACCGGCGGATGTCCTAGTGCAAAGATGGTCTCCGAGCCATGCGGCGGCCATCAGCAAGACGGTAGTCTTCAGAACCTTTGCGTGTACTTTGCGTGAGAGGTGCCTGGCCCAACAAGGAGCACGCAATTCTTTATTAATTGGGCTGAGGCCTTAATTTAGTCCTTAAATAAGGCTGGGCCAATCATCCTTTATATTCGTTGGACCTCTAAAGTTAGCCCGCTAGCCTAATTTAACAACGGTCAGACCCTATTTTATTTTACCGCTCGAAAATAACCAACGCCTACCCCTCTCTCTACGGGTTGAGCTGATGGTCCGTCTCCATCTCTGACTGCCACTGTCCAGTATTCTGAAGAGGCGCAGCAGCCGCTTGAGCCTCCCCCAACTCCGAGGCTCCGATCCAACGGTCCAGTTCCGGCTGCGCCCCCACCACGGGATAGATACGAAACCACCGGAATCTTCCTCTACAACGCACATGCCCACTTGAACGAGCCCACGAATGCCCAAATATTCTATTTCTTTAGCATTTACCTCAATTGGTTAGATcgttttcctctttttcttttttttttgaatcacTGCTGCATCGCGTTCGTTGGAAGGGAGGAAATCACAGAACTTACCCTAGAAGCAAAACGGTTGAGTGAGGACCATACATCAGTATTAAATGCCTGACGCAGCCGTTGGGCTTGCGTGGCACCAGCCAAGCGGTTGCCTGGTGCTACGTGTCGCCGCAGGCAGAGCCGCAGCTGCTTCGGTGTCACACTTGCGGCGAGACGGGCGGTATCTCTCGTCAACCACGACGGCCGGGCGTGCAAGCAGAGCAAGAAATTGAGCGAAGCAGTGCACAAAAGTAGCCTCTGAGGTAGAGAAAAGACAGAACAATAGAGAATTTTCTTGCATTGCAGACAAAGGAAAGAAGACGACGAGCAGCTAGCAGCAGCATCAGAGAACATACTCTGTTCATCTCATGAACTTGTCTATTCACAAGTGATGTCCCGTGTacacaggcaggcaggcagtcAGCCAAACCACGCTTCACTCACATCGAGCTGCTACCTCCTCTGCATTGCTACACTGCACTGATGCATCCTTGATTTGCTCCAACAGAACAGAGCACCTATGTGTTGTGCTTGCCCTCAATCATAGATGGTTGTCGATCGATGGTTCTACTTCTACCTGGGCTTGGATGGCGTGATCTTGAGGAcgaggccggggaagacgtcgTCGGGGTCGTGGACGTGCGGGTTCTGCTCCAGGATGTAGGGGTCGCCGCACCTGTCGCTGATGCTGTGCAGCGTCTCGCCCTCCGCCACCACGTAGATCTCCTCGCACGGCCGCGCCGACagcgccgcgccacgcacctGCGGCAGCATGGCCTCCTCCCTTGCCcccgccccgccggcgccgagcgagcacaccagcagcagcgccaccagCGACAGCGCCAAGCACCACGACGccgtgtccgccgccgccgacacctTCAGCTGCTGCCTCGCCATACCCTTGCTTGTTGCTGCGATGTTCGCTCGCGCCTGCCCTTGCTTGTTGCCAAGGTGGTGTGGTTTTTGCTGTGAATGCTGATTCGCCTGGGAGAGTTGGACTTGTTCTTTTCTTGGGGGTGGGTGGATGCTTCTTATTATATAGAGGGCCAGGCCGCCAGGCAGTGGTGGGGGTGGGAGTGGGACGCAGCTTTGGGCAACTATCCGTTGGAAGATTAGCTCAGCAGCGCTCTCGGTGTCAGTGTCGCAGGGATGGATGGGCATGCCCCTGCTGCCGTGCAAAAATAGCAAGAttatctttaaaaaaaataatagcaAGATTACCATGCACGTTTTCTGGAGGACTGGCTCCTCATTTTTCTGTATTGGATTTCATTGCAATTTTGTTCCCTTGGTTACTGATAAAAGTTGTAACTTTGACAGCAGATAATTTAAGCACGGAAACTGCCTGTAGTAAACAAGATAACTACACACATATGGTTCTGTTTTTTTATTGTCAGTGTGACTAAATTGTTTGGAACATGGCTAAAAATTCTTGGCTAAAATCTATTACCTCAGGTTCGGGTTGGATAGTGGCATGGTGTTGAGCTATTTGGTTGAATGAAAATGGTGCTGCATGTAAAAAAACTAGAATGCATTCATATATGCATGTTATTCTCATTGACACCCATTGGACTGGTTTTGGACTCGGGGCTGGATTAATTTCTTTAGAAAATTTTAAGCCTGTTAGGCTCCATAATCTTTGAACTTTTCTTAAAAAGCATACATATATATCCGCTGGCACGAGCTGAATCGGTGGCCGGCTGGGCGCCTACAATGGGCACAGGGGCACCGCAGTGGAGCCACTGAATGGCGCACCAAGTGGCGTCCCCGTGTCCACGAGAAGCACCCCCACTTTCGGTGCCGGCCCCGACCAGCAGTCGTCGTCGGCTGCGCCATGGCAATGGCGGTCCAGCCAAAAGTCTCAAGTGCCCCACCACTCCCACCGTCCCAGGCTCCATCCCACTGCAATCCAAGAACCCACGACCTCCACAAccggcgacgccgacgactccggcCCCTCCTCTGGACCACAAAGCACGCACCcattaagagagagagagagtgcgcGCTCATGGTAGAATCCTTGGAATCTCATGCCGCACGCTTCGGCTTTGGAGAGCTAGTGGAATCCCGTGTCGGAGCTCATCACCATCGTGCGCTTGCGCCGCCCAAAGCGAGACGCCAAGCTCTCTATTTCTAACTGGTCGCGGGCGCAGCTGGGATTGATTTCTATTTCTAACGCGtgctaccttttttttttttgagcagaaCGCGTGCTACCTTTGCTTTGCTTTCCCGTGGAAGCAAAAGGGAGTCCAGTGAAAACTTGACTGCTCTGCTGGTGAGTGTGGCAGCCATATATGGGTTCGGCTACGCGCACAATGATGCATGGATGGTTGCTCTAGtttggccgtgtttagatgatttggtcaaaaattttagaaagagaatcttgctaatttggagcactaaataaaatctatttacaatttttttgcacggatgagttgtaaatcgcgagacgaatttaataagtctaattaatttataattagcgaatgattactgtagcacgctTTTATAAAATATGGATTaagtagattcatctcgcgatttaaaGCTCATCCGTGTAaagaattttataaatagattttgtttaatacttcatgcatgtattcAAATATTTGATGTAACATTTGATGTTATCTCTGTTGCTGCGGCAGTCCTTCTTTATTTCTTCCTTTGATGATCACGCAGGCAGACACAGAATGGATCCTCGTGCTGTTGGTTGGACTTGGACTGACTGGCTGCCTTTAGGCCCtatttggcagggctccaaaaggagctccagctccggctccacgcggagccctgccaaacggggGGAACACCGCGGCTCCGGGGATGGAGCAACGGAATTTCCGCCCTCTCGAGCGGAATGG
This window contains:
- the LOC120690820 gene encoding hydroxymethylglutaryl-CoA synthase-like isoform X2; translated protein: MAMAMAAEAKDVGILAMDIYFPPTCVLQEELETHDGVSKGKYTIGLGQDSMAFCTEVEDVISMSLTVVKSLLKNYNIDPKCIGRLEVGSETVIDKSKSIKTWLMQIFEECGNTDIEGVDSSNACYGGTAALFNCVNWVESNSWDGRYGLVVCTDSAVYAEGPARPTGGAAAIAMLIGPNAPISFESKYRGSHMAHAYDFYKPDLASEYPVVDGKLSQTCYLMALDSCYNVFCKKYEKHERKQFSIFDADYVVFHSPYNKLVQKSFARLCYNDFLRNCSTVDEESREKLAPYTGLSSEESYQSRDLEKASQQVAKKLYESKVQPTTLIPKQVGNMYTASLYAAFASVIYNRHETLAGQRIVMFSYGSGLTSTMFSFKINEGQHPFSLLNIANILDISKKLEARHVVPPKKFIETLKLMEHRYGAKDFVTSQDTSLLPAGTYYLTHVDSMYRRFYAVKDDAVTTAALGNTALAGELHRDAVWEALFPEALREFAGVKDTGVLDPLCMVLDTCCGGEGDRRRLNELCDQELGLPILVQVVITASQVEHKEEWLEWLLFKVCVEEQKFEILFDALCSSNDVDSGEYNAKHAFLLGMLSSCLNNHPKEVTVTDSFAHHIFSVHKHAAETVNFTHRGTSPLPTGCPAVDILGYTLQLLRDICAWESPSSEAQGPADSLLRTGLVKHLLKYLGELEPPSTIRKSMSRGQGDNHPALENAKACPYIGYRRDLVAVIANCLHGRKKVQDEIRKLNGILLLLQQCIIDEDNPYLREWGLLTVKNLLEGNEENQKEISELEMQEPVITPEIANIGLKVEIDKETRRPKLVNTSDT
- the LOC120692745 gene encoding uncharacterized protein LOC120692745; its protein translation is MARQQLKVSAAADTASWCLALSLVALLLVCSLGAGGAGAREEAMLPQVRGAALSARPCEEIYVVAEGETLHSISDRCGDPYILEQNPHVHDPDDVFPGLVLKITPSKPR
- the LOC120690820 gene encoding hydroxymethylglutaryl-CoA synthase-like isoform X1, which produces MAMAMAAEAKDVGILAMDIYFPPTCVLQEELETHDGVSKGKYTIGLGQDSMAFCTEVEDVISMSLTVVKSLLKNYNIDPKCIGRLEVGSETVIDKSKSIKTWLMQIFEECGNTDIEGVDSSNACYGGTAALFNCVNWVESNSWDGRYGLVVCTDSAVYAEGPARPTGGAAAIAMLIGPNAPISFESKYRGSHMAHAYDFYKPDLASEYPVVDGKLSQTCYLMALDSCYNVFCKKYEKHERKQFSIFDADYVVFHSPYNKLVQKSFARLCYNDFLRNCSTVDEESREKLAPYTGLSSEESYQSRDLEKASQQVAKKLYESKVQPTTLIPKQVGNMYTASLYAAFASVIYNRHETLAGQRIVMFSYGSGLTSTMFSFKINEGQHPFSLLNIANILDISKKLEARHVVPPKKFIETLKLMEHRYGAKDFVTSQDTSLLPAGTYYLTHVDSMYRRFYAVKDDAVTTAVSNGH